From uncultured Roseateles sp., the proteins below share one genomic window:
- a CDS encoding sulfatase-like hydrolase/transferase, protein MNASSSPSAAPRRALRRWLPVLLALYALLFVITGTWFLRKYLGPVTFDQVLFHLQHGGLDYSDPRMLSRAWRYLGGTLVLSLLLLGALRRSGRWGRVAVWGLLGLGAAASVAATVKDPCLPGDGDYLAQHYVDPSVLTVKAPVVKAERPDILLVFIESLDEAYTRPRDAAQALLPRLSHWHEAHQTFGALRNLSGASWTVGGLFTALCGVPLQPVGLMSRQSFEYSQQFFDQGRCLTDLLAAQGWDISFYGGASLQFAGKGRFLASHQVRRQFGREQWQARGVPVPAEGWGLLDSALSEQAWADMNRPRRQDEPRMHILLTVNTHGPAGSEDPGCAPAPAAAEIEAPVMMSDALRCTDRMIEQLARRFTEQADGRPKVVWIMGDHLAPKQLLADSLTPAADGARTVFHVLARFDGKGRELPAPDAQRQFSHVDVLPTLAEAAGLSWAPQPHRLGLGVSLLAPGAPATLVERDGFETADGRLACHSPLFARLWGSDAVGD, encoded by the coding sequence ATGAATGCCTCTTCAAGCCCTTCGGCGGCGCCGCGCAGGGCGCTCCGGCGCTGGCTGCCGGTCTTGCTGGCGCTGTATGCGCTGCTGTTCGTCATCACCGGCACCTGGTTTCTGCGCAAATACCTGGGGCCGGTGACCTTCGACCAGGTGCTGTTCCACCTGCAGCATGGCGGGCTGGACTACAGCGACCCGCGCATGCTGTCGCGCGCCTGGCGCTATCTGGGCGGCACCCTGGTGCTGAGCCTGCTGCTGCTGGGCGCACTGCGCCGCAGCGGCCGTTGGGGCCGGGTGGCGGTGTGGGGATTGCTGGGCCTGGGCGCCGCAGCATCGGTGGCGGCAACGGTCAAGGACCCCTGCCTGCCGGGTGATGGCGACTACCTGGCCCAGCACTATGTCGATCCGTCGGTGCTGACAGTGAAGGCCCCGGTGGTCAAGGCCGAGCGGCCCGATATCCTGCTTGTCTTCATCGAATCGCTGGACGAGGCCTACACCCGGCCGCGCGATGCGGCGCAGGCGCTGTTGCCCAGGCTCAGCCACTGGCACGAGGCGCATCAGACCTTTGGCGCACTGCGCAATCTCAGCGGCGCGAGCTGGACCGTCGGCGGCCTGTTCACCGCCCTGTGCGGCGTGCCGCTGCAGCCGGTGGGCTTGATGAGCCGGCAGTCCTTCGAGTACTCGCAGCAGTTCTTCGACCAGGGCCGCTGCCTGACCGATCTGCTGGCTGCCCAGGGCTGGGACATCAGCTTTTACGGTGGCGCCTCGCTGCAGTTTGCCGGCAAGGGCCGCTTCCTGGCCAGCCACCAGGTGCGGCGCCAGTTTGGCCGCGAGCAATGGCAGGCGCGCGGCGTCCCGGTGCCGGCCGAGGGCTGGGGCCTGCTCGACAGCGCCTTGAGCGAACAGGCCTGGGCCGACATGAACCGGCCGCGCCGGCAGGATGAGCCGCGCATGCACATCCTGCTGACCGTCAACACCCATGGCCCGGCCGGCAGCGAAGACCCGGGTTGTGCGCCGGCCCCCGCAGCAGCCGAGATCGAGGCGCCGGTGATGATGAGCGATGCGCTGCGCTGCACCGACCGCATGATCGAGCAACTGGCGCGCCGTTTCACCGAGCAGGCCGATGGCCGGCCCAAGGTGGTCTGGATCATGGGCGACCACCTGGCGCCCAAGCAATTGCTGGCCGACAGCCTGACGCCGGCGGCCGATGGCGCGCGCACCGTCTTCCATGTGCTGGCCCGCTTCGATGGCAAGGGCCGCGAGCTGCCGGCGCCCGATGCGCAGCGCCAGTTCAGCCATGTGGATGTGCTGCCCACCCTGGCCGAGGCGGCGGGCCTGAGCTGGGCGCCGCAGCCGCACCGGCTGGGGCTGGGCGTGTCACTGCTGGCGCCGGGCGCGCCGGCCACCCTGGTGGAGCGCGACGGCTTCGAGACCGCCGATGGCCGTCTGGCCTGCCACTCGCCGCTGTTTGCTCGACTGTGGGGCAGTGATGCCGTCGGTGATTAG
- a CDS encoding M3 family metallopeptidase, whose translation MNSNPLLQTAGLPLFAELRVEHIKPAIEALLRDAEAALERVVSDAVPATYDAVTAVLPVATERLGRAWGAVNHLNEVLSTPEWRAAFNEMLPAVTEYFTRQGSDERLYAKYKAIAASPEAKALSAPRQQALAHWLRDFVLSGAELQGEAKARYAQIQERSAELGQKYSEHVLDATDGFSYYASAEELDGVPDDVKQATRSAAETEGKPGHKITLHLPCYLPVIQYATNRALREKLYTAHATRASELGPAERDNSALMQELLALRQEEAALLGYPNFAEVSLVPKMASSPQQVIGFLRDLAARAKPYGERDLQELRAFADEQLAAFGLDATNLQAWDLPFVSEKLKEARYAFSEQEVKQYFTEPKVLQGLFNIIETLFGVAIREDQAQVWHESVKFYRIDRGSTLVGQFYLDLHARPGKRPGAWMDDVRGRWLRPEGTLQTPVAHLVCNFAAPVGDKPALLTHDDVTTLFHEFGHGLHHLLTQISDYGVAGISGVEWDAVELPSQFMENFCWEWDVLKRLTAHVDTGEPLPRELFDKMLAAKNFQSGMQTLRQIEFGLSDMRLHAEPGSERDVQAVVDAVRREVSVFMPPAFNRSQHSFSHIFAGGYSAGYYSYKWAEVLSADAWSAFEETGVFNAETGARYLHAILEAGGSRPAMDSFKAFRGREPTIDALLRHQGMS comes from the coding sequence ATGAATTCGAACCCCCTGCTCCAGACCGCCGGCCTGCCCCTGTTTGCCGAGTTGCGCGTCGAGCACATCAAACCCGCCATCGAGGCATTGCTTCGCGATGCCGAGGCCGCGCTCGAGCGCGTCGTCAGCGACGCCGTGCCGGCCACCTACGATGCCGTCACCGCCGTGTTGCCGGTGGCCACCGAGCGCCTGGGCCGGGCCTGGGGCGCCGTCAACCATCTGAACGAGGTGCTCAGCACGCCCGAATGGCGAGCTGCCTTCAACGAGATGCTGCCGGCGGTGACCGAATACTTCACCCGCCAGGGCTCGGACGAGCGCCTCTATGCCAAGTACAAAGCCATCGCCGCCAGCCCCGAGGCCAAGGCCTTGAGCGCGCCGCGCCAGCAGGCCCTGGCCCACTGGCTGCGTGACTTCGTGCTCTCTGGCGCCGAGCTGCAGGGGGAAGCCAAGGCCCGCTATGCGCAGATCCAGGAACGCAGCGCCGAGCTGGGCCAGAAATACTCCGAGCATGTGCTCGATGCCACCGATGGTTTCAGCTATTACGCCAGCGCCGAAGAACTGGACGGCGTGCCCGACGATGTCAAACAGGCCACCCGCAGCGCCGCCGAAACCGAAGGCAAGCCGGGCCACAAGATCACGCTGCACCTGCCCTGCTACCTGCCGGTGATCCAGTACGCAACGAACCGCGCCTTGCGCGAGAAGCTCTACACCGCCCACGCCACCCGCGCCAGCGAGCTGGGCCCGGCCGAGCGCGACAACTCCGCGCTGATGCAGGAGCTGCTGGCGCTGCGCCAGGAGGAGGCAGCGCTGCTGGGCTATCCGAACTTCGCCGAGGTCTCGCTGGTGCCCAAGATGGCCAGCTCGCCGCAGCAGGTGATCGGCTTTCTGCGTGACCTGGCCGCCCGCGCCAAGCCCTATGGCGAGCGCGATCTGCAGGAGTTGCGTGCCTTTGCCGACGAGCAACTTGCCGCCTTCGGCCTCGACGCCACGAATCTGCAGGCCTGGGACCTGCCCTTCGTCAGCGAGAAGCTGAAGGAGGCCCGCTACGCCTTCAGCGAGCAGGAGGTCAAGCAGTACTTCACCGAACCAAAGGTCTTGCAGGGCCTGTTCAACATCATCGAGACGCTGTTCGGCGTGGCGATCCGTGAAGACCAGGCCCAGGTCTGGCACGAGAGCGTCAAGTTCTACCGCATTGATCGTGGATCGACGCTTGTCGGCCAGTTCTACCTCGACCTGCACGCCCGCCCCGGCAAGCGCCCCGGTGCCTGGATGGACGATGTGCGCGGCCGCTGGCTGCGCCCCGAAGGCACCTTGCAAACGCCGGTGGCCCATCTGGTGTGCAACTTTGCGGCTCCGGTCGGTGACAAGCCCGCGCTGCTCACGCATGACGACGTGACCACCCTGTTCCACGAATTCGGCCACGGCCTGCACCATCTGCTGACGCAGATCTCCGACTACGGCGTGGCCGGCATCTCCGGCGTCGAGTGGGACGCCGTCGAGCTGCCCAGCCAGTTCATGGAGAACTTCTGCTGGGAATGGGACGTGCTGAAACGCCTGACCGCCCATGTCGATACCGGCGAGCCCCTGCCCCGCGAGCTGTTCGACAAGATGCTGGCCGCCAAGAACTTCCAGAGCGGCATGCAGACGCTGCGCCAGATCGAGTTCGGCTTGAGCGATATGCGCCTGCATGCTGAGCCCGGCAGCGAGCGTGACGTGCAGGCGGTGGTCGACGCGGTGCGCCGCGAGGTCAGCGTCTTCATGCCGCCGGCCTTCAACCGCTCGCAGCACAGCTTCTCGCACATCTTCGCCGGCGGCTATAGCGCCGGCTACTACAGCTACAAATGGGCCGAGGTGCTGAGTGCAGATGCCTGGAGCGCCTTCGAGGAAACCGGCGTGTTCAATGCAGAAACCGGTGCCCGCTATCTGCATGCCATCCTGGAAGCCGGCGGCAGCCGCCCGGCGATGGACAGCTTCAAGGCCTTCCGTGGCCGCGAGCCTACTATTGACGCCTTGCTCAGGCACCAGGGGATGAGTTGA
- a CDS encoding glutaredoxin family protein: MKHGALLLMGLLALSHAAHAQYKVVEPGGRIIYTDRPPNDGSKVTPLRAQGGTESELAKLPLALREPVSRYPVTLYTSNDVCLPCDNARALLRQRGIPYAEKQAQSNEGKRQLEALIGALEVPALTIGGQVLRGFSPDSWQGYLDAAGYPRSSVLPSSYQQAPATPLSGAQANKQAAPQPAFTPELPMDVPAQNPVRF; the protein is encoded by the coding sequence ATGAAGCATGGCGCGCTGCTGCTGATGGGCCTGCTGGCGCTGAGCCACGCAGCCCACGCCCAGTACAAGGTCGTTGAGCCCGGGGGCCGCATCATCTACACCGACCGGCCGCCCAACGACGGCAGCAAGGTCACGCCGCTGCGCGCCCAAGGTGGCACCGAGTCGGAACTGGCCAAGCTGCCGCTGGCGCTGCGCGAACCGGTGTCGCGCTATCCGGTCACGCTGTACACCAGCAACGACGTCTGCCTGCCCTGCGACAACGCCCGCGCGTTGCTGCGCCAGCGCGGCATTCCCTACGCCGAGAAGCAGGCGCAGAGCAATGAGGGAAAGCGCCAGCTGGAGGCTCTGATCGGTGCGCTGGAAGTGCCGGCGCTGACGATAGGCGGCCAGGTGCTGCGCGGCTTCTCGCCCGACAGCTGGCAAGGCTATCTGGACGCCGCGGGCTATCCGCGCAGCTCGGTCTTGCCCTCGAGCTACCAGCAAGCTCCGGCCACCCCGCTGAGCGGGGCTCAGGCCAACAAGCAGGCCGCGCCACAGCCGGCCTTCACGCCCGAACTGCCGATGGACGTGCCAGCGCAAAACCCGGTGAGGTTCTAG
- a CDS encoding MFS transporter, which translates to MSAAAAPAAPNLRAALPYVVATLIGVHACMAATRVTSSLLVLKQGYPEWMVGVLLSLYAVAPLVLSMWAGRLADRFGFHRPVGWGIAMAGVGALAAVVSQHLAALVIAGLLTGGAVSVAAVAIQREAGLMASDSGDLKRVFSWMALGPAMSNALAPMAAGLLIDHVSYRSAFVLALLLCPLAWWVALKVPRLPQASHAEPDSQARPRRAWDLLRLPHLRRLLILNIVLSSCWDAHSFVVPVVGHARGLSASSIGLLLGSFAVAATVVRLAITRWADELDEVKALRSAMLLATGVLMAYAWLPGTWGLMVGSSLLGLALGSVQPMILATLHQVTPSDRHGQALGLRMLFTNAATILMPSGFGLLAAGTVAAAPMWLMASLLVAAQWPASALRRT; encoded by the coding sequence TTGAGTGCTGCCGCCGCGCCTGCCGCACCGAATCTGCGCGCCGCGCTGCCCTATGTGGTGGCCACGCTGATCGGTGTCCATGCCTGCATGGCCGCCACCCGCGTCACCTCCAGCCTGCTGGTGCTGAAGCAGGGCTATCCGGAGTGGATGGTGGGCGTGCTCCTGAGCCTGTACGCGGTGGCGCCACTGGTACTTTCGATGTGGGCCGGCCGGCTGGCCGACCGCTTCGGTTTTCACCGGCCGGTCGGCTGGGGCATTGCGATGGCCGGCGTTGGTGCGCTGGCGGCCGTGGTGTCTCAGCACCTGGCCGCCCTGGTGATCGCCGGCCTGCTGACCGGCGGCGCCGTCAGCGTGGCGGCGGTGGCGATACAGCGCGAGGCCGGCCTGATGGCCAGCGACAGCGGCGACCTGAAGCGGGTGTTCAGCTGGATGGCGCTGGGACCGGCGATGTCCAATGCGCTGGCGCCCATGGCGGCGGGCCTGCTGATCGACCATGTCAGCTACCGCTCGGCCTTTGTGCTCGCCTTGCTGTTGTGCCCGCTGGCCTGGTGGGTGGCGCTGAAGGTGCCGCGCCTGCCGCAGGCTTCACATGCCGAGCCCGACTCGCAAGCCAGGCCGCGCCGCGCCTGGGACCTGCTGCGCCTGCCGCATCTGCGCCGGCTGCTGATCTTGAACATCGTGCTGTCCTCCTGCTGGGACGCGCACAGCTTCGTCGTGCCGGTGGTCGGCCATGCGCGGGGCCTGAGCGCCTCCAGCATAGGCCTGCTGCTGGGCTCGTTCGCGGTGGCCGCCACCGTGGTGCGCCTGGCCATCACCCGTTGGGCCGATGAGCTGGACGAAGTCAAGGCCCTGCGCTCGGCCATGCTGCTGGCCACCGGGGTGCTGATGGCCTATGCCTGGCTGCCGGGCACCTGGGGATTGATGGTGGGATCGAGCCTGCTGGGCCTGGCCCTGGGCTCGGTGCAGCCGATGATTCTGGCCACCCTACACCAGGTCACGCCCTCGGACCGCCATGGCCAGGCGCTGGGCCTGCGCATGCTGTTCACCAATGCGGCCACGATACTGATGCCCTCGGGCTTCGGCCTCTTGGCCGCCGGCACGGTGGCCGCCGCGCCGATGTGGCTGATGGCCTCGCTGCTGGTGGCTGCGCAGTGGCCGGCCAGCGCGCTGCGACGGACCTAG
- the rmuC gene encoding DNA recombination protein RmuC: MTWQDFVILGLIALQVAALLLLWRSKSAGQGAEQAQAQAQALDALQRNLMSSGERTERELRDELTRSGSATRQELSQTLASFQQTLLNQSGDVARTQNEQIDSFRVQLASLQQALGGQALAAREAQDQAMQRLSDAMREQLKAMSTANEQRLSEVRHTVEQRLTAIQQDNEKKLEQMRATVDEKLHATLEQRLGESFKQVAERLEQVHKGLGEMQTLARDVGALNRVLTNVKTRGIFGEVQLAGLLEQVFTPEQYASNVATIPGSSERVEFAIRLPGQRDDGAPLWLPIDAKFPREDYERLLEAQDRADAVGVEASAKAIEMRLRAEARTIREKYIAPPHTTDFGMLFVPTEGLYAEALRRPGLVEALQREHKVMLVGPTTLLATLTSLQMGFRTLALEKRSAEVWEVLGAVKTEFGKFGDVLAKTKKKLDEASSSIELAETRTRQMTRKLKSVEALPETRVQALLGAADTEPEADV, translated from the coding sequence ATGACTTGGCAAGACTTCGTGATCCTGGGCTTGATCGCCCTGCAGGTGGCAGCATTGCTGCTGTTATGGCGCAGCAAATCCGCGGGGCAGGGCGCTGAACAGGCCCAGGCGCAGGCTCAGGCGCTGGATGCGCTGCAGCGCAACCTGATGAGCAGCGGCGAGCGCACCGAGCGCGAGCTGCGCGATGAGCTGACGCGCTCGGGCAGCGCCACGCGCCAGGAGCTGTCGCAGACCTTGGCCAGCTTCCAGCAGACGCTGCTGAACCAGTCGGGCGATGTGGCCCGCACGCAGAACGAGCAGATCGACAGCTTCCGTGTCCAGCTCGCCAGCCTGCAACAGGCGCTGGGCGGGCAGGCCTTGGCCGCCCGCGAGGCCCAGGACCAGGCGATGCAGCGCTTGAGCGACGCGATGCGCGAGCAGCTCAAGGCCATGTCCACGGCCAACGAGCAGCGCCTCTCGGAGGTGCGCCACACGGTCGAACAGCGGCTGACGGCGATCCAGCAGGACAACGAGAAGAAGCTCGAGCAGATGCGCGCGACGGTGGACGAGAAGTTGCATGCCACCTTGGAGCAGCGCCTCGGCGAGAGCTTCAAGCAGGTGGCCGAGCGGCTGGAGCAGGTGCACAAGGGCCTGGGCGAGATGCAGACGCTGGCCCGCGACGTCGGCGCGCTGAACCGCGTGCTGACCAATGTGAAGACGCGCGGCATCTTCGGCGAGGTGCAACTGGCCGGCCTCTTGGAGCAGGTGTTCACGCCCGAGCAGTACGCCAGCAATGTGGCGACGATTCCGGGCAGCAGCGAGCGGGTCGAGTTTGCGATCCGCCTGCCGGGCCAGCGCGACGATGGTGCGCCGCTGTGGCTGCCCATCGATGCCAAGTTCCCGCGCGAGGACTACGAGCGCCTGCTGGAGGCCCAGGACCGCGCCGATGCGGTGGGCGTCGAGGCCTCGGCCAAGGCGATCGAGATGCGGCTGCGCGCCGAGGCCAGGACCATACGCGAGAAGTACATCGCGCCGCCCCACACCACCGACTTCGGCATGCTGTTCGTGCCCACCGAGGGCCTGTATGCCGAGGCGCTGCGCCGGCCCGGCCTGGTGGAGGCCTTGCAGCGCGAGCACAAGGTCATGCTGGTCGGCCCGACCACGCTCTTGGCCACCCTGACCAGCCTGCAGATGGGCTTTCGCACCCTGGCGCTGGAGAAGCGCTCAGCCGAGGTCTGGGAGGTGCTGGGCGCCGTCAAGACCGAGTTCGGCAAGTTCGGCGATGTGCTGGCCAAGACCAAGAAGAAGCTCGACGAGGCCAGCAGCAGCATCGAGCTGGCCGAGACCCGCACCCGCCAGATGACGCGCAAGCTCAAGAGCGTGGAGGCGCTGCCCGAGACCCGGGTCCAGGCGCTGCTCGGAGCTGCGGACACCGAGCCCGAGGCCGACGTTTGA
- a CDS encoding fused MFS/spermidine synthase, which produces MLAQLGLALHYGLTILLSAFLLFQVQPIIAKLILPWFGGSASVWTACMLFFQMLLLLGYLYSHFVVRLLSARQQSLLHIALLGVSLLLLPISPSADWRPSGGEDPTPHILALLTVTIGLPYFVLSTTGPLIQAWFAREKPGAVPYRLFALSNFGSLLALLAYPVLVEPRLPTRWQSGLWSALFAVFALLCGLLAWRGRHGGPALAAVPAAVKATAPTLPLRLRWIALAACPSILLVADTSFLTANIAPIPLLWVLPLALYLLSFIFCFERRGWYRRGLFLPLLALGLGAMAYLPTLGVSALPIYLAMGINLAAFFAACMVCHGELARLHPHPSQLTGYFLMIAIGGALGGLFVGVVAPYCFSGNFELPIALVLTAGVASWVVLGSHRFASGRRQLLAWGAAAALMLGIAGVSLSEIVDDLDGARVTARNFYGTLRVLDGGEGLDARRSLMHGQIVHGRQFQAPERQDWPTAYYSQDSGVGRALLTKAAMASGGPLRIGVIGVGVGTLLTYGRPGDSFRLYEIDPLVMQLARSEFTFLSRSKATTEIVIADARLALERETAQQFDLLVVDAFSGDAVPIHLLTQEAFASYFRHLKPQGVLAVHVTNRFLDLKQVIKSAADHFGWQARLLSTASDGDRLVYHSDWVLVSADPRFFEQPALTEAAPIAVAADFRLWSDDYSSVLSVLK; this is translated from the coding sequence ATGCTCGCCCAACTAGGCCTGGCACTCCACTATGGCCTGACGATTCTGCTCAGCGCTTTTTTGCTGTTCCAGGTCCAGCCCATCATCGCCAAGCTGATCTTGCCCTGGTTCGGCGGCTCGGCCTCGGTCTGGACGGCCTGCATGCTGTTCTTCCAGATGCTGCTCCTGCTGGGCTATCTGTACTCGCATTTCGTGGTGCGCCTGCTGTCGGCGCGCCAGCAAAGCCTGCTGCACATCGCGCTGCTGGGCGTCAGCCTGCTGCTGCTGCCGATCAGCCCCAGCGCCGACTGGCGGCCCAGCGGCGGCGAGGACCCGACGCCGCACATCCTGGCCCTGCTGACGGTGACCATAGGCCTGCCGTACTTCGTGCTGTCCACCACCGGGCCGCTGATACAGGCCTGGTTTGCGCGCGAGAAGCCCGGCGCCGTGCCCTATCGCCTGTTCGCGCTGTCGAATTTCGGCTCGCTGCTGGCCTTGCTGGCCTACCCGGTGCTGGTGGAGCCCAGACTGCCGACGCGCTGGCAATCGGGCCTGTGGTCGGCCCTGTTCGCGGTGTTCGCGCTGCTGTGCGGACTGCTGGCTTGGCGAGGGCGGCATGGCGGGCCGGCGCTGGCTGCTGTCCCTGCGGCGGTCAAGGCGACTGCTCCGACCCTCCCGCTGCGCCTGCGCTGGATCGCGCTGGCCGCCTGCCCGTCCATCCTGCTGGTGGCCGACACCAGTTTCCTGACGGCGAACATCGCACCGATACCGCTGCTGTGGGTGCTGCCGCTGGCCCTGTACCTGCTGTCCTTCATCTTCTGCTTCGAGCGCAGGGGCTGGTACCGGCGCGGGCTGTTCCTGCCGCTGCTGGCCCTGGGCCTGGGGGCGATGGCCTACCTGCCGACCCTGGGCGTGTCGGCCCTGCCCATCTACCTGGCCATGGGCATCAACCTGGCGGCCTTCTTCGCGGCCTGCATGGTCTGCCACGGCGAGCTGGCGCGGCTGCATCCGCATCCCTCGCAGCTGACCGGCTACTTTCTGATGATCGCCATCGGCGGCGCTTTGGGCGGCCTGTTCGTCGGCGTGGTCGCACCCTATTGCTTCAGTGGCAATTTCGAGCTGCCCATAGCCCTGGTGCTGACGGCGGGCGTGGCCAGCTGGGTGGTGTTGGGCAGCCATCGCTTTGCCAGCGGCCGGCGGCAGCTGCTGGCCTGGGGTGCTGCAGCGGCCCTGATGCTGGGAATTGCCGGCGTCAGCCTGAGCGAGATCGTGGACGATCTGGACGGCGCCCGCGTCACCGCGCGCAACTTCTACGGCACGCTGCGCGTGCTCGATGGCGGCGAGGGCCTGGATGCGCGCCGCAGCCTGATGCATGGCCAAATCGTGCACGGCCGGCAGTTCCAGGCACCCGAGCGCCAGGACTGGCCCACGGCCTACTACAGCCAGGACTCGGGCGTGGGCCGGGCGCTGCTGACCAAGGCGGCTATGGCCTCGGGCGGCCCGCTGCGCATCGGCGTGATCGGTGTCGGCGTGGGCACCCTGCTGACCTATGGCCGCCCCGGTGACAGCTTCCGGCTCTACGAGATCGACCCCTTGGTGATGCAGCTGGCACGCAGCGAGTTCACCTTCCTGAGCCGCAGCAAGGCGACGACCGAGATTGTCATCGCCGATGCCCGGCTGGCGCTGGAGCGCGAGACCGCGCAGCAGTTCGACCTGCTGGTGGTCGATGCCTTCTCGGGCGATGCGGTGCCCATCCATTTGCTGACCCAGGAAGCCTTTGCCTCCTACTTCCGGCATTTGAAGCCGCAGGGCGTGCTGGCCGTGCATGTCACGAACCGGTTTCTGGATCTGAAGCAGGTGATCAAGTCCGCCGCCGATCACTTCGGCTGGCAGGCGCGCCTGCTCAGCACGGCCAGCGATGGCGACCGGTTGGTCTATCACTCCGATTGGGTGCTGGTCAGCGCCGATCCGCGCTTCTTCGAGCAACCCGCGCTGACCGAGGCCGCGCCGATAGCCGTCGCCGCCGACTTCAGGCTCTGGAGCGATGACTACAGCAGTGTGCTGTCCGTGCTGAAGTAG
- a CDS encoding GNAT family N-acetyltransferase has product MRIEQVTLPTSALIDSLSDLLIDSVHGGAAVGFLAPLAPTDAAAYWREVFGKLSAHQVLFVARHRGKVLGAVQLALCERDDGRHRAEVQKLLVLSTCQGQGLATMLMRELENFALDQGRQLLVLGADAGSKADSVYRHLGWQHAGEIPAYTKCPCGELHATAYFYKQLAALDTGR; this is encoded by the coding sequence ATGCGCATCGAACAAGTCACCCTGCCGACCTCGGCGCTGATCGACAGCCTCAGCGATCTGCTGATCGACAGCGTCCATGGTGGCGCCGCCGTCGGCTTTCTGGCCCCGCTGGCCCCCACCGACGCGGCCGCCTACTGGCGCGAGGTGTTCGGCAAGCTGTCGGCCCATCAGGTGCTGTTCGTCGCCCGTCATCGCGGCAAGGTGCTGGGGGCGGTGCAACTGGCCCTGTGCGAGCGGGATGACGGCCGCCACCGCGCCGAGGTACAGAAGCTGCTGGTGCTGAGCACCTGCCAGGGCCAGGGCCTGGCAACGATGCTGATGCGCGAGCTCGAGAACTTTGCCCTGGATCAGGGGCGGCAGCTGCTGGTGCTGGGCGCCGACGCTGGCTCCAAGGCCGACAGCGTCTACCGCCACCTGGGCTGGCAGCATGCCGGCGAAATCCCGGCCTACACCAAATGTCCCTGCGGCGAGCTGCACGCCACCGCCTACTTCTACAAGCAATTGGCGGCACTTGATACCGGGCGCTAA
- a CDS encoding D-glycerate dehydrogenase yields the protein MPTQPAILVARALFPSVLAQLQTQFEVSSNPGDEPYAPAELIARLQGKAGALITGSERIDAALLDACPQLKVVCNVAVGYNNIDVAACTARGVLATNTPDVLTETTADFGFALMMAAARRMAEAEHALRRGEWKRWSYDMFAGAEVNGSTLAILGMGRIGRAIARRGALGFGMQVIYHNRSQLPADQETEVGARYVDKATLLREADHLVIVLPYSAASHHTIAAAELAQMKPTATLTNIARGGVVDDVALTEALRNRTIAAAGLDVFEGEPQLHPGLLTVPNVVLTPHIASATMKTRLAMAELAAANLTAALTGGRPPTPINPEVLGV from the coding sequence ATGCCCACCCAACCCGCCATCCTGGTCGCCCGCGCGCTGTTTCCGTCGGTGCTGGCGCAATTGCAGACGCAGTTCGAGGTCAGCAGCAACCCGGGTGACGAGCCCTATGCCCCGGCCGAGCTGATCGCCCGGTTGCAGGGCAAGGCCGGCGCGCTGATCACCGGCAGCGAGCGCATCGACGCGGCGCTGCTGGACGCCTGCCCGCAGCTCAAGGTGGTCTGCAATGTGGCCGTCGGCTACAACAATATCGATGTCGCCGCCTGCACCGCGCGCGGCGTGCTGGCCACCAACACGCCCGATGTGCTGACCGAGACCACGGCCGACTTCGGCTTCGCGCTGATGATGGCCGCCGCCCGCCGCATGGCCGAGGCCGAACATGCGCTGCGCCGCGGCGAATGGAAGCGCTGGAGCTATGACATGTTCGCCGGCGCCGAGGTCAACGGCAGCACCCTGGCCATCCTGGGCATGGGCCGCATCGGCCGGGCGATCGCACGGCGCGGCGCCCTGGGCTTCGGCATGCAGGTGATCTATCACAACCGCTCGCAGCTGCCGGCCGATCAGGAGACCGAGGTCGGCGCCCGCTATGTGGACAAGGCGACCCTGCTGCGCGAGGCCGATCACCTGGTGATCGTGCTGCCTTACTCGGCCGCGTCCCACCACACCATTGCCGCTGCCGAGCTGGCGCAGATGAAGCCCACCGCCACCCTGACCAATATCGCCCGCGGCGGCGTGGTCGATGATGTGGCGTTGACCGAGGCCTTGCGCAACCGAACCATCGCCGCCGCCGGCCTGGATGTGTTCGAGGGCGAGCCCCAGCTGCACCCGGGCCTGCTGACCGTGCCCAATGTCGTGCTGACGCCCCATATCGCCAGTGCGACGATGAAGACCCGGCTCGCCATGGCCGAGCTGGCGGCGGCCAATCTGACGGCGGCGCTGACCGGAGGCCGGCCGCCCACGCCCATCAATCCCGAGGTGCTGGGCGTCTAG